From Quercus lobata isolate SW786 chromosome 1, ValleyOak3.0 Primary Assembly, whole genome shotgun sequence, one genomic window encodes:
- the LOC115992065 gene encoding mitochondrial proton/calcium exchanger protein, translating into MASRAILQRRRNLFNSLNQSTLLIRGFQSFEHGRPSPTNELVNSSLVANHAIAGTDYRNEGGLSSVNKDESPALLTAGFRRHSSFVSPTLGYGIGRENFIPHFGVQWISQSIHYASTAAAGQPETAGGSDENEQKVAKKAKEASPEECDQAVEGLSNVKAKAKAKQMQEPQKSVESIMKKVWAKLLGIGPALRAVASMSREDWATKLVHWKDEFKSTLQHYWLGTKLLWADVRISSRLLLKLAKGKSLSRRERQQLTRTTADIFRLVPVAVFIIVPFMEFLLPVFLKLFPNMLPSTFQDKMKEEEALKRRLNARIEYAKFLQDTVKEMAKEIQHSRSGDIKKTAEDLDEFINEFRRGGRVSNDEILGFAKLFNDELTLDNISRPRLVNMCKYMGISPFGTDAYLRFMLRKRLQEIKNDDKMIQAEGVESLSEAELRQACRDRGMLALSSVEEMRQQLHDWLDLSLNHSLPSSLLILSRAFSVSGKKPEEVVQEAISSLPDEVVDTVQVTTLPSEDIVSERRRKLEFLEMQEELIKEEEEEEEEEQARMKESASSQKDVALEEMTTATASEAREQARVKTMEKVEQLCELSRALAVLASASSVSREREEFLRLVKKEIGLYNSVVEKEGTDGEEEAKKAYKAAREDSDHAAETAADQKVSSALIDRVDAMLHKLEKEIDDVDAKIGDRWRLLDRDYDGKVTPEEVASAAAYLKDTLDKEGIQELISNLSKDKEGRILVEDIVKLGSETEDTDTAEAGKS; encoded by the exons ATGGCTTCAAGAGCAATCTTGCAAAGGAGGAGAAACCTGTTCAATTCCCTAAATCAATCCACTCTCTTGATTCGAGGTTTCCAAAGTTTTGAGCATGGACGACCATCCCCAACTAATGAATTAGTGAATTCAAGCTTGGTTGCAAATCATGCAATTGCAGGCACTGATTACAGAAATGAAGGAGGTTTATCTTCAGTGAACAAGGATGAATCACCAGCTCTTTTAACAGCAGGATTTCGTAGGCATAGCTCCTTTGTTAGTCCAACTCTTGGTTATGGAATTGGAAGGGAAAATTTTATTCCTCATTTTGGAGTTCAGTGGATTTCACAATCTATTCACTATGCTTCCACAGCTGCAGCTGGTCAACCTGAAACAGCTGGTGGTAGTGATGAAAATGAACAAAAGGTTGCTAAAAAGGCGAAGGAAGCTTCACCAGAGGAGTGTGATCAAGCAGTTGAAGGTTTGAGTAATGTTAAAGCCAAAGCAAAAGCTAAGCAGATGCAAGAACCTCAAAAGAGTGTTGAATCTATAATGAAGAAAGTATGGGCCAAGCTTCTGGGGATTGGTCCTGCTTTGAGAGCTGTTGCCTCCATGAGCAG GGAGGACTGGGCTACGAAGTTGGTCCACTGGAAGGATGAATTTAAATCTACATTGCAACACTATTGGTTGGGTACAAAACTACTTTGGGCTGATGTTAGGATCAGCTCAAGGTTATTGTTGAAGCTTGCTAAGGGGAAGAGTCTTTCTAGAAGGGAGAGACAGCAACTCACGCGCACCACAGCTGACATTTTTAGGCTAGTTCCTGTTGCAGTTTTTATTATAGTTCCATTTATGGAGTTCTTGCTGCCAGTATTCCTGAAATTATTTCCCAACATGTTACCATCAACCTTCCAGGACAAGATGAAAGAAGAG GAGGCTTTAAAAAGGAGGCTGAATGCAAGAATAGAATATGCAAAGTTTCTTCAGGATACAGTGAAAGAAATGGCAAAGGAAATTCAACACTCTCGAAGTGGAGATATTAAGAAGACAGCGGAAGATCTTGATGAATTTATCAATGAG TTCAGAAGAGGTGGCCGTGTTTCCAATGATGAAATTTTAGGATTTGCTAAGTTGTTCAATGATGAGCTTACTTTGGATAACATCAGCAG GCCTCGGTTGGTAAACATGTGCAAATATATGGGGATCAGCCCATTTGGAACAGATGCATATCTACGGTTTATGCTTCGGAAAAGACTGCAAGA GATCAAGAATGATGATAAGATGATTCAAGCCGAGGGTGTGGAGTCCCTTTCAGAAGCAGAACTTCGTCAAGCCTGTAGAGATCGTGGAATGCTTGCATTATCTTCAGTGGAGGAAATGCGGCAACAG CTTCATGATTGGTTGGATTTATCTCTCAACCACTCACTTCCATCTTCCCTCTTGATTCTTTCTAG AGCATTCTCTGTGTCTGGTAAAAAGCCAGAGGAAGTTGTTCAAGAAGCAATCTCCTCTCTGCCAGATGAGGTTGTGGATACTGTTCAAGTGACAACCTTGCCATCTGAAGATATTGTTTCAGAAAGGAGGAGGAAGTTGGAGTTTCTAGAAATGCAGGAAGAATTGATCAAG gaagaagaagaggaagaggaagaggagcaGGCCAGGATGAAGGAATCTGCCAGTAGTCAAAAGGATGTTGCGTTGGAAGAGATGACTACAGCAACAGCTAGTGAAGCACGAGAACAGGCAAGAGTGAAAACAATGGAGAAAGTGGAGCAGCTTTGTGAGCTCAGTCGTGCATTGGCCGTTTTGGCTTCAGCATCT TCAGTAAGCAGGGAGCGAGAAGAGTTCTTACGACTTGTCAAAAAGGAG ATAGGCCTGTATAACAGCGTGGTGGAGAAAGAGGGTACAGATGGtgaagaagaagctaaaaaaGCATATAAAGCTGCCAGGGAGGACAGTGACCATGCTGCTGAGACAGCTGCGGATCAGAAGGTTTCTTCAGCACTTATAGACAGG GTTGATGCTATGCTCCACAAGCTTGAAAAGGaaattgatgatgttgatgcAAAAATTGGAGATCGTTGGCGGTTGCTGGACAG GGATTATGACGGTAAAGTGACACCTGAGGAGGTTGCATCTGCTGCTGCATACCTCAAGGACACCTTGGACAAGGAGGGTATTCAGGAACTTATCAGCAACCTTTCCAAGGATAAAG AAGGAAGGATACTAGTTGAAGATATTGTCAAATTAGGCAGTGAAACAGAAGATACTGATACAGCTGAAGCAGGGAAATCATAg